A DNA window from Parabacteroides johnsonii DSM 18315 contains the following coding sequences:
- a CDS encoding polysaccharide pyruvyl transferase family protein has product MKIGTLTFHTAHNYGAMLQAYALVYYLRSQGHEAEIIDYQAEFNKKRFAPKSISHFLNLREIYNILFRNSYQKPCPQAFYDFYTNYLPKSRSSYTKEELTKVAAFYDKIVSGSDQVWNLACTDGDDSYFLPFAPYEKKYAYAASMGVSTIPKQLKICLTDYIKSFKGISVREHEAVSIVKELTGKDATLVVDPVLLLTQEQWEKIADYSRCPQKNYLLIYAMSEDMELLKFAKQYAKDYGLEIAYINQRLFKRIKAIHLRNVTPNQWLGLFLNATTIVTNSFHGSAFGINFGKNLFIKYIPRSIANSRLQTLVKDYSLESHLINSNTFSQESKLNLNEAAKTLERHRDLSYRYISEHLLS; this is encoded by the coding sequence ATGAAAATAGGGACGTTAACTTTTCATACAGCTCACAATTATGGAGCAATGCTTCAAGCGTATGCTCTTGTATATTACTTACGCTCGCAAGGTCATGAAGCTGAAATAATTGACTATCAAGCGGAATTTAATAAAAAACGTTTTGCGCCTAAATCGATTAGCCATTTTTTGAATTTACGGGAAATTTACAACATATTATTTCGAAATTCATATCAGAAGCCTTGTCCTCAAGCATTCTATGATTTTTATACAAATTATCTCCCCAAATCAAGAAGTTCTTACACCAAAGAAGAATTAACTAAGGTCGCTGCTTTTTATGACAAAATTGTTTCAGGAAGTGACCAGGTTTGGAATTTGGCATGTACTGATGGAGATGACTCTTATTTCCTTCCATTTGCTCCCTATGAGAAGAAATATGCTTATGCAGCCAGTATGGGAGTTTCTACAATTCCCAAACAATTGAAAATATGTCTTACTGATTATATCAAATCTTTTAAAGGAATATCCGTTCGAGAACATGAAGCCGTCAGCATTGTAAAAGAATTAACGGGCAAAGATGCTACATTAGTTGTAGATCCGGTTTTACTCTTGACTCAAGAACAATGGGAAAAAATCGCTGATTACAGCCGATGTCCACAAAAGAATTATCTTTTGATTTATGCTATGAGTGAAGATATGGAACTTCTTAAGTTTGCGAAACAATACGCTAAAGACTATGGTTTAGAAATAGCTTATATTAACCAACGTTTGTTTAAGCGTATTAAAGCTATTCATCTCAGAAATGTGACACCCAATCAATGGCTTGGATTATTTTTAAATGCCACTACAATTGTTACAAATTCTTTCCATGGGTCAGCATTCGGGATAAATTTCGGGAAAAATCTCTTCATCAAATATATCCCAAGAAGTATTGCCAATAGCCGATTACAAACACTTGTGAAAGACTATAGTCTGGAAAGTCATCTTATCAACAGTAATACTTTCTCCCAAGAGAGCAAATTAAATTTGAATGAAGCTGCCAAAACGTTAGAGAGACATAGAGATTTATCCTATAGATATATCTCAGAACATTTGTTGTCATAA
- a CDS encoding glycosyltransferase family 2 protein translates to MVDDGSTDETPDLCEHIATTDNRIRVIHKQNGRQASARNAGLKVCKGEYILFLDSDDELQPNCCEIVTKQITVSPDFVLFGFNVYKNGRLLRTPNPGNAIYQNGNWEIFKKHFKYLMPSPCNKLYKKSYIKVLFDESCVYGEDSIFNYANLTEGTVLVAIEKCLYNVYLDKEDSVNKTFKEGKLRDIIKGANIRVNKLTNIFDIKNKALDEIRIEALDGILEGVYTCCNALPQKTAIKELEINLNNDRVLERKLTSTRLHLRPLNFFCQNKHFKTAYIYCRILGWTIPKARNLRNILHKWAHTGH, encoded by the coding sequence ATCGTTGACGATGGCAGCACTGATGAAACTCCCGATCTTTGTGAACATATCGCTACTACAGACAATCGAATTCGTGTAATACACAAGCAGAACGGTAGGCAAGCAAGTGCAAGAAATGCCGGACTGAAAGTTTGCAAAGGAGAATATATTCTTTTCCTTGATAGTGATGATGAATTACAACCGAACTGTTGCGAAATTGTAACGAAACAAATAACCGTAAGCCCTGATTTTGTATTATTTGGCTTTAATGTGTACAAAAACGGAAGACTCTTACGAACTCCGAATCCAGGTAATGCAATCTATCAAAATGGTAATTGGGAAATATTCAAAAAGCATTTCAAATATCTTATGCCGTCTCCATGTAATAAATTATACAAAAAAAGCTACATAAAAGTTTTGTTTGATGAAAGTTGCGTCTATGGTGAAGATAGCATCTTCAATTATGCAAATCTCACAGAAGGAACAGTTTTGGTTGCGATTGAAAAGTGTTTATATAATGTTTATTTGGATAAGGAAGATTCTGTAAACAAAACATTTAAAGAAGGAAAACTTCGTGATATTATCAAAGGCGCAAATATTAGAGTCAATAAACTTACTAATATTTTCGATATTAAAAATAAAGCTTTGGATGAAATTAGGATTGAAGCATTAGATGGAATTTTAGAAGGAGTATATACCTGCTGTAATGCACTTCCACAAAAAACAGCGATTAAAGAGCTTGAAATCAATCTGAATAATGATAGGGTATTAGAACGTAAACTTACTTCCACAAGGTTGCATTTACGTCCATTGAATTTTTTCTGTCAGAATAAACATTTCAAGACCGCTTACATTTACTGTCGAATACTTGGCTGGACAATACCTAAAGCAAGAAATCTAAGGAACATACTTCATAAATGGGCTCATACAGGACATTGA
- a CDS encoding IS1595 family transposase, with amino-acid sequence MINVKSFNSLIELAEAFSTEEVCLKYLESLIWENGVVSPFDPESKVYVCSNNRYICKNTGKSFNVKTGTIFENTKLPLRKWFMAIWLVLSHKKGISSLQLSRDIKVTQKTAWFMLQRIRECLMCKNEGRLENEVEADETFVGGKNKNRHKDKKVKKCQGRSFKDKTPVLGMVERKGEVVTRVIKSTSRSEITPIIQQFVDKRAVLYTDEWGGYDEIDKSYYHYTVDHGKGQYVNGRIYTNTIEGFWTGLKRGYIGIYHYMSPKHLQRYANEFTFRYNTRKVSDFHKFNLLLCNIKYRITYKRLIA; translated from the coding sequence ATGATAAATGTAAAATCATTCAATTCATTAATAGAACTTGCAGAGGCTTTTTCAACAGAAGAAGTATGTTTAAAGTATCTGGAAAGTTTAATATGGGAGAATGGTGTAGTGTCACCTTTCGATCCAGAATCAAAAGTGTACGTGTGTTCCAATAATAGGTATATCTGCAAAAACACAGGCAAATCGTTCAACGTTAAAACGGGAACAATCTTTGAGAATACAAAGTTGCCATTAAGAAAATGGTTTATGGCTATCTGGTTGGTTCTTTCCCACAAGAAAGGCATATCATCTTTGCAGTTGTCAAGAGATATAAAAGTTACCCAAAAGACTGCATGGTTCATGTTGCAGCGTATTAGAGAATGTTTAATGTGTAAAAACGAAGGGAGGTTGGAAAATGAAGTAGAAGCAGATGAAACCTTTGTAGGCGGAAAGAACAAGAATCGCCACAAAGACAAGAAAGTAAAGAAATGTCAAGGTCGAAGTTTTAAAGACAAGACTCCTGTTTTGGGAATGGTTGAACGAAAAGGGGAAGTCGTTACAAGAGTTATCAAAAGTACGTCCAGAAGCGAAATAACTCCTATAATTCAGCAATTCGTAGACAAAAGGGCTGTTTTATATACTGATGAATGGGGAGGGTATGATGAAATTGACAAATCCTATTACCATTACACGGTCGATCATGGCAAAGGACAGTATGTGAATGGAAGAATATATACCAATACGATAGAAGGCTTTTGGACAGGCTTAAAAAGAGGCTACATCGGGATTTATCATTACATGAGTCCAAAGCATCTACAACGGTATGCTAATGAGTTTACCTTCCGGTACAATACCAGAAAGGTTAGTGATTTTCACAAATTTAATTTGTTACTTTGTAACATTAAATATCGTATAACTTACAAACGACTGATTGCATGA
- a CDS encoding lipopolysaccharide biosynthesis protein: MSIGSGTQILSLLLSFVTRTVFVVTLGNEYLSVNGLFTNILTLLSFTELGIGSAIIYSLYKPLALGDREQVGKLINLFATAYRYIAITILLLGLSVIPFLDLIISDVPDVKENITLLYILFLLNTVCSYIYGYKKSLLIADQKNYIVIAIHTALNILLVGIQVVILYLTHNFILFLVAFIVVTLANNIFTTVYVNKKYAWISEYEHLKLQVEERQNIFFNIKNIIIYKLGSVILNGSSSIIISGFIKTTLVGVCSNYSLIINAITTIINQGVAGISASIGNYNVMASKEDNENTFKQLSLLSFWLVGTVSVSMSCLLTPFVYLWLGREFLLDDIVVVTLVLGFYVLMINSIPSSYRTAMGLFKEARFAPLYAAIINIAFGIIGAIYLELPGVFIATVIARLFTYCIIDPYFVYRKGFDKSPKSYYGRFIVWMVLLFASYFISHLIIDWVRISGLLGLIFDAVISILSFNVIFLAVYGKTTEMKLAVNRIRKNILHK, encoded by the coding sequence TTGAGTATAGGTTCTGGAACTCAAATTCTATCTTTGCTTTTGTCTTTTGTGACACGAACTGTGTTTGTTGTCACTTTAGGGAATGAATATCTATCAGTCAATGGATTATTTACTAACATCCTTACCTTATTATCATTTACTGAGTTGGGTATCGGATCTGCGATTATTTACAGTCTTTATAAACCTTTGGCTTTAGGAGATAGAGAACAAGTAGGTAAACTTATCAATCTTTTTGCTACGGCATACCGTTACATAGCCATTACCATATTACTCTTAGGATTGTCTGTTATACCTTTTTTAGACTTGATTATTTCTGATGTACCTGATGTAAAGGAGAACATCACATTATTATATATATTGTTCCTATTGAATACAGTATGTTCATATATTTATGGGTATAAAAAATCTCTTTTGATTGCCGATCAAAAAAATTATATTGTCATAGCTATACATACAGCATTAAATATATTATTAGTTGGTATACAAGTAGTAATATTATATCTGACCCATAATTTCATCCTCTTTCTTGTGGCTTTCATCGTTGTCACTTTAGCTAATAACATTTTTACAACTGTCTATGTAAACAAGAAGTATGCATGGATTTCGGAATACGAACATCTAAAATTACAAGTAGAAGAACGGCAAAATATTTTTTTTAATATAAAAAATATTATTATCTACAAACTTGGTTCGGTTATTCTTAACGGCTCAAGCAGTATAATAATATCGGGATTTATTAAGACGACATTAGTAGGTGTATGTTCAAACTATTCCCTTATAATCAATGCAATTACGACTATTATAAACCAAGGGGTTGCAGGCATCAGTGCCAGCATTGGAAATTATAATGTTATGGCATCCAAAGAAGATAATGAAAACACCTTCAAACAGCTTAGTCTTTTGTCCTTTTGGTTGGTAGGTACTGTTTCCGTTAGTATGTCATGCTTGTTGACTCCTTTTGTTTATTTATGGTTGGGTAGAGAATTTTTGTTGGATGATATTGTAGTTGTAACTTTAGTATTGGGGTTTTATGTACTCATGATAAATTCAATACCATCTTCTTATAGAACGGCCATGGGGCTTTTTAAGGAAGCAAGATTTGCACCGTTATATGCAGCTATTATCAATATCGCATTTGGAATTATTGGTGCAATATATTTGGAGCTGCCAGGTGTGTTCATTGCAACAGTAATAGCTAGACTTTTTACATATTGCATTATTGATCCTTATTTTGTATATCGGAAGGGATTTGATAAATCACCAAAATCTTATTATGGAAGGTTCATTGTTTGGATGGTTTTATTGTTTGCCTCATATTTTATTAGCCATTTGATTATTGATTGGGTTAGAATATCTGGGTTATTAGGTCTCATTTTCGATGCTGTTATAAGTATATTATCTTTCAATGTAATATTCTTAGCGGTTTATGGCAAAACGACTGAAATGAAATTAGCTGTTAATCGAATTCGAAAAAACATACTTCATAAATGA